GATTCTAGAAGGTCTGCTCAAATTGCCCGAGAACAGAGAATGTGCAGATTGCAAAGTGAAGTATGTATTTGGAAAGATTTAATGTTTTCTTTATTTACATATGTGTCATGTATTCAtgtataatttatcatttcaagGCATGTTGATTTATCAAAAAGAGCAAAAAATGCGTTggcatattattatattaatggaCTCAGTGGCATATAGAGACTTTATCTTTGTGGCAATTGAAGATGAATTTAGTCTGTTTCTTATCTTTTTGTTCATTTAATGCAGAGGTCCGCGATGGGCTAGTGTGAATTTAGGGATCTTTATATGCATGCAGTGCTCTGGGATCCACAGAAGTCTTGGAGTGCACATATCAAAGGTGATAAATATTCTTTCAGAAGTAACCAAGATGTCTTACACTTGTATGAGTAGCACATAAGTGTAATGGTGTAGATAATAGAAAAGATGGTTCAGAATGGTGTTTTTGAAAGGAATCCTGACATATTGTGAATACTACTGTCTGATGTTTCCAAAAATTTTCAGGTTAGATCAGCTACACTTGATACATGGCTTCCTGAACAAGTTGCATTTATTCAATGTAAGTTCACTGATGTTTGGCAAGTTCTAAAAATTTATATGGTGATTTATTATCAATGATAAAGTATAAGTGATGTGTTTCTTGTTTATGTAGCAATGGGAAATGAGAAATCAAATAGTTTCTGGGAAGCAGAGCTACCTCCAAACTATGATAGAGTTGGAATTGAGAATTTCATTCGTGCAAAGTGCGTCCCTTTTTGCTAACTGTGTCAAAACCTCTTTAAATTTCACAAGTCTGATATGCTTTGACTGATCTGAGACCTTCCACTTCTATGCATTATTAAGGTATGAAGAGAAGAGATGGGTCCCTAAGGATGGGAAACCAGCATCGGTGTCCAGTGTACGTGAAGAGAGAGCTCCACTCCAGTGGCCACAATCTAGTGATAGAAGTGGGCATGGATATGCAAACAACTCTGGCCATTTATCTGGTGAAAGGAAAAATGTCCAAACGCCAAGCACGAGGCATGAAAGCCCTGCTGCTAAAGTTAGTTTACCAATGCCACCTAAAGGACCAGAACATGTATGTTAACTTATATTTATGCCATTGCTATTTCAAGTTTTACTATGATCCTGGAATATATAGGTTTCCTAGTGAATTGTGATTATGCTTCAATAGCTTTTTCGTACTGGTttttgttgttgagttgttgcAATTACCTGTTACATATCACAATTGGTCTCTGATCTAGCTTGTAACACCTAAGTACTTGAATAGCAATTACAAGACAAAAACATCATCTTATTATTTACTTCAACACTTTCAAGTTATGTAAAGGCTttgtaatcaaaataaattaaatatgtaaagGCTGAGGAGGGTAGTTAAATTATAGACTTCCAGTGCATGTCTATGGCATTTTAAACCTGAATCCATGGCACCATCATTCCCTTTGATGGTCTGAATTGATGAACTGCTCCCTAGATGGCgtcttttctttctcttccaTAGTGTACAGTTTGATATTTGCAGAATTGAATAAGAAATTGTGGACCTTACATGTCTTTCTTATGACAGGCATCTCCTGCTCAATTGACACCCCAAGGAAATCAGAAAGTAGAGCCAGTTGCACCTGCTGAATCTGTAAAACAGGTTGTAGAACCTGCTGCTGCCCCTAAAGTTGATTTTGCCACTGATCTATTCGACATGCTTTCAATGGATGAGCCAAGTGCAAATGGCTCAGAAGCAGTAACTGCAGATGATAATGCATGGGCTGGTTTTCAGTGTATGTTGAGATTaattcctttttcttctgtTTTCCTGTTTCTTTTTGGGCATGCTATCTTGGGTTTTTTTTTGGCTTGCTTGGTTGGGGATTATGTTTCTTAGTTTAACACTTGCCAAACTTTCAGCTGCTGGAGCACCAAAAACATCAGAAAGAACTGAGATAACGAAAGCTGATGATATCAAGCCTCAGTCCTCTTCTGGAATTGAAGATTTATTTAAGGATGCACCACCAATCATGCCTGCTACCTCATTGGAGAAGCCTCAAAAAGATGTTAAGAATGACATTATGAGCCTTTTTGACAAGGTATTATTATAcgattattttagggtttattatTTCTCATCCTAAGCCATctcattaaaattatttttccttgCTACATTGCAGTCCAATATGGTGTCACCATTCGCTATGCATCAACAGCAGCTTGTTATGCTGGCACAGCAACAGTCTCTTCTAATGGCTGCTGCTGCCGCTGCTGGTAATCCTAATGCTACTGCCGGTGCATTAAAAGCCCCTGGCAATGCACAACAGATGGCAACTGGCACCAACTTACCAAACCAAGTTTGGCCGAATTTTGGCTACCAGTTCCCTGGAATGACAATGCCCACAGCTGTAAAGAATGAACCAGAGAAATTTATGCAGGTAAAAAAGGAGTATGCTATGAGTACAGCTTATAGGGAACTCTCTGTCAACTCTAATAACATTCTGTTCTTTGCTCTTGAACTAGATGGGTACTACGGCTATGCCAGATTTAGCTGGGAATTCAATTCCATTTTCAACTTCCAGGTATGCTAATATTTCTGTGTGAGTTGTATAGGGAAACACCTTGAATTCTATTTGGTTTTGTTCACTGTTGTCTGTTGCAGTGTCTACACGATGGGA
This portion of the Ipomoea triloba cultivar NCNSP0323 chromosome 5, ASM357664v1 genome encodes:
- the LOC116019714 gene encoding ADP-ribosylation factor GTPase-activating protein AGD5, translated to MNEKANVSKELNAKHRKILEGLLKLPENRECADCKVKGPRWASVNLGIFICMQCSGIHRSLGVHISKVRSATLDTWLPEQVAFIQSMGNEKSNSFWEAELPPNYDRVGIENFIRAKYEEKRWVPKDGKPASVSSVREERAPLQWPQSSDRSGHGYANNSGHLSGERKNVQTPSTRHESPAAKVSLPMPPKGPEHASPAQLTPQGNQKVEPVAPAESVKQVVEPAAAPKVDFATDLFDMLSMDEPSANGSEAVTADDNAWAGFQSAGAPKTSERTEITKADDIKPQSSSGIEDLFKDAPPIMPATSLEKPQKDVKNDIMSLFDKSNMVSPFAMHQQQLVMLAQQQSLLMAAAAAAGNPNATAGALKAPGNAQQMATGTNLPNQVWPNFGYQFPGMTMPTAVKNEPEKFMQMGTTAMPDLAGNSIPFSTSSVYTMGQNNSSTNGIVQPGPSKPVASSVSSISTQSAKDYDFSSLTQGMFSKR